One genomic region from Peromyscus eremicus chromosome 20, PerEre_H2_v1, whole genome shotgun sequence encodes:
- the LOC131896698 gene encoding cytochrome c oxidase assembly protein COX14 codes for MPTAKQLADIGYKTFSASMMLLTVYGGYLCSVRAYRYFQLRSARRQAAEEQKTSGAL; via the coding sequence ATGCCGACTGCCAAGCAGTTAGCTGACATTGGCTACAAGACCTTCTCTGCCTCCATGATGCTCCTCACTGTGTACGGAGGTTACCTCTGCAGTGTGCGCGCCTACCGTTATTTCCAGCTGCGTAGTGCCAGGCGCCAGGCGGCAGAGGAACAGAAGACATCTGGAGCCCTGTAG